Proteins encoded within one genomic window of Rhodothermales bacterium:
- a CDS encoding T9SS type A sorting domain-containing protein translates to MKYVTALFALLFVAGLPAAHAQLLGPIGGSGADGEYNQAADSPFFLLDFSTGYFYLENFEEDFDVPGVTTDQGNKVSINYGPNQHDSVDSDDGVVDGNGLDGDNWYYDTGSIGVTWTFDATVLPALPTHAGIVWTDGEGDIVFEAFDAEGNSLGTVTGMHACCGTSGTTADDRFYGVIDAGGISAIKISNAGGGIELDHLQYGRMDISNVAIETPGSGRSDGTALHQNYPEPFHGRTTLAFDLPDQAPVRVEVINVLGQVVQVPFDGWAYRGATTVPVDLSALPGGIYIYRMTTPSGVFTRQMVNAR, encoded by the coding sequence ATGAAATACGTTACCGCTCTTTTTGCCCTCCTTTTCGTGGCCGGCCTGCCGGCCGCCCATGCCCAACTCCTGGGCCCCATCGGAGGCTCCGGCGCCGACGGCGAATACAACCAGGCGGCCGACAGCCCGTTTTTTTTGCTCGACTTTTCGACGGGTTATTTCTACCTGGAAAATTTCGAAGAGGACTTCGATGTGCCCGGCGTGACGACCGACCAGGGCAACAAGGTCAGCATCAACTACGGGCCGAACCAGCACGATTCCGTCGATTCCGATGACGGGGTCGTCGACGGCAACGGTCTGGACGGCGACAACTGGTATTACGACACCGGATCGATCGGGGTCACCTGGACCTTCGACGCGACGGTGCTTCCCGCGCTGCCGACTCACGCCGGCATCGTCTGGACCGACGGCGAGGGCGACATCGTATTCGAGGCCTTCGACGCGGAGGGCAACTCGCTTGGGACAGTGACAGGCATGCACGCGTGCTGCGGCACCAGCGGCACTACGGCCGACGACCGGTTCTACGGCGTGATCGATGCCGGAGGTATCTCCGCGATCAAGATCTCGAACGCCGGTGGCGGCATTGAACTCGACCACCTCCAGTACGGACGGATGGACATCTCCAACGTGGCCATCGAAACACCCGGCTCGGGGCGTTCCGACGGGACCGCGCTGCATCAGAACTACCCCGAGCCCTTCCACGGACGCACCACCCTGGCGTTCGATCTGCCCGATCAGGCCCCGGTGCGGGTCGAGGTGATCAACGTACTGGGCCAGGTGGTTCAGGTGCCTTTTGACGGCTGGGCGTACCGGGGCGCGACGACGGTGCCGGTCGATCTCTCGGCGCTGCCGGGCGGCATCTATATCTACCGCATGACGACGCCCTCCGGAGTCTTCACGCGCCAGATGGTCAACGCCAGGTGA
- a CDS encoding NUDIX domain-containing protein produces the protein MSPYYQQIRVRIGHQLMMVPSVAAVIRDEEGRLLLQHKASGEGWSLPAGAIEPGERPEDALRREVREETGLIVTARAILGVFGGAAFRYVYPNGDAVEYTVVLYRCDITGGHLAACDAETGSLRFHSRAGMPLLALPYPTELLFPASDMDMPADRAG, from the coding sequence ATGTCTCCATACTACCAGCAGATACGGGTCCGCATCGGGCACCAACTTATGATGGTGCCGAGTGTCGCGGCGGTGATTCGGGACGAAGAGGGACGTCTGTTGCTGCAGCATAAGGCATCGGGCGAGGGCTGGAGCCTACCGGCCGGTGCGATCGAGCCGGGCGAACGGCCCGAGGATGCGTTGCGCCGGGAAGTCCGCGAGGAAACGGGTTTGATCGTGACCGCGCGCGCGATCCTCGGCGTTTTTGGCGGTGCCGCGTTCCGCTACGTGTATCCGAATGGCGATGCCGTCGAATACACCGTCGTTCTGTACCGGTGCGACATCACGGGCGGGCATCTCGCGGCGTGCGATGCGGAGACGGGATCGCTTCGGTTTCATTCTCGCGCCGGCATGCCGCTGCTGGCGCTGCCTTACCCCACCGAGCTGCTCTTCCCGGCTTCTGACATGGATATGCCGGCGGATCGGGCCGGCTAG
- a CDS encoding cryptochrome/photolyase family protein, which translates to MRHLILVLGDQLDADSSAFDGFNPEQDAVWMAEVAEESTHVWSHKARIALFLSAMRHFRDAMIARGRTVHYRRLDDEGNAGTLAAELAAAVEKLRPGKLILTEAGDWRVQASIEKTASALGVPVEIRSDRHFLCTREAFAAHVSGRKQLRMEYFYREMRRKTGVLMEGDRPIGGAWNYDAENRGAFGSEGPGQVAEPVAFVPDAITREVIALVEQRFANHPGNLAGFDWPVTRDQALAALRDFVTHRLPHFGMYQDAMWRARPGDRMLFSGDAPAASFDRRDAYLFHSRLSAALNLKWLDPREVIAAAEAAWRDGRAPLAGVEGFIRQILGWREYVRGIYGHFMPGYRDLNALDAVEPLPAFYWTGDTEMNCLSQVIRQTLAFGYAHHIQRLMVTGLYALLLGVRPQAVHAWYLAVYVDAVEWVELPNTIGMSQYGDGGLMASKPYVASGKYIQRMSNYCERCRFDPSKSTGDDACPFTTLYWDFLMRHEPLLAKNPRMALQVRSMKRLGPAEREAIRAQAARWRA; encoded by the coding sequence ATGCGTCATCTGATCCTCGTCCTGGGCGACCAGCTGGATGCGGACTCATCCGCGTTCGACGGATTCAACCCCGAGCAAGACGCCGTCTGGATGGCCGAGGTGGCCGAGGAGAGCACGCATGTCTGGTCGCACAAGGCGCGCATCGCGCTGTTTCTCTCCGCCATGCGGCATTTTCGCGACGCGATGATCGCGCGCGGGAGGACGGTGCACTACCGCCGGCTCGACGATGAGGGGAACGCCGGCACGCTGGCGGCGGAGCTGGCCGCCGCGGTGGAAAAGCTCCGTCCCGGCAAGCTGATCCTGACCGAGGCCGGCGACTGGCGGGTGCAAGCGTCGATCGAAAAAACCGCTTCAGCGCTGGGGGTGCCGGTGGAGATCCGATCCGACCGTCATTTCCTCTGTACGCGCGAGGCGTTCGCCGCCCACGTCAGCGGGCGCAAGCAGCTCCGGATGGAATATTTCTACCGGGAGATGCGCCGCAAGACCGGCGTGTTGATGGAGGGCGATCGGCCGATCGGGGGCGCGTGGAATTACGACGCCGAGAACCGCGGCGCCTTCGGCAGCGAAGGTCCCGGACAGGTCGCCGAGCCGGTCGCGTTTGTCCCGGACGCGATCACCCGGGAGGTCATCGCGCTCGTCGAACAGCGCTTCGCCAATCATCCTGGCAACCTCGCCGGCTTCGACTGGCCCGTGACGCGCGATCAAGCGCTCGCGGCGCTGCGGGATTTTGTGACGCATCGTCTGCCGCATTTTGGCATGTATCAGGATGCGATGTGGCGTGCCCGCCCCGGCGACCGAATGCTCTTTTCCGGGGACGCGCCGGCGGCGTCTTTCGATCGTCGCGACGCCTACCTGTTTCACTCCCGACTGAGCGCCGCCCTGAACCTCAAATGGCTGGACCCGCGCGAGGTCATCGCGGCGGCCGAGGCGGCATGGCGCGACGGGCGAGCGCCTCTTGCCGGGGTCGAGGGCTTCATCCGGCAAATCCTCGGCTGGCGCGAGTACGTGCGCGGCATCTACGGACACTTCATGCCCGGGTACCGCGACCTGAACGCCCTCGATGCCGTTGAGCCGTTGCCGGCGTTCTACTGGACCGGCGACACCGAGATGAACTGCCTGAGCCAGGTCATCCGGCAGACGCTGGCGTTCGGCTATGCGCATCATATCCAGCGCCTTATGGTCACCGGGCTCTACGCGCTGCTGCTCGGCGTCCGGCCGCAGGCCGTGCACGCATGGTATCTTGCCGTTTATGTCGACGCCGTCGAGTGGGTCGAACTGCCCAACACGATCGGTATGTCGCAGTACGGCGACGGCGGTTTGATGGCCAGCAAGCCGTACGTCGCCTCCGGGAAGTACATCCAGCGGATGAGCAATTATTGCGAGCGCTGCCGGTTCGATCCATCGAAGTCGACCGGCGACGACGCGTGCCCCTTCACGACGCTTTACTGGGATTTCCTGATGCGCCACGAACCGCTTCTGGCGAAAAACCCCCGCATGGCGTTGCAGGTTCGTTCGATGAAGCGGCTCGGACCGGCGGAGCGGGAGGCCATCCGGGCGCAGGCAGCACGATGGCGAGCGTGA
- a CDS encoding T9SS type A sorting domain-containing protein — protein sequence MATLRPRRWFWIRITPNPFNSETVITYTLSADTEVELSVYTVTGRLVAALVNERQAAGPHAATWHAGEASSGIYLYTLRAGAFERTRRMVLLR from the coding sequence ATGGCTACCTTGCGCCCGCGCCGGTGGTTCTGGATCAGAATCACCCCTAACCCCTTTAATTCCGAGACCGTCATCACCTACACGTTGTCTGCCGATACCGAGGTGGAACTGTCCGTGTACACCGTTACGGGTCGTTTGGTGGCCGCGCTGGTCAACGAGCGGCAGGCGGCCGGGCCGCACGCCGCCACCTGGCACGCCGGCGAGGCATCGAGCGGGATCTATCTGTACACCCTGCGGGCCGGGGCGTTCGAGCGGACGCGGCGGATGGTGCTGTTGCGGTAG
- a CDS encoding YdeI family protein, giving the protein MRKSGMNPKVDAFLHRATAWQEEFEKLRAIALACPLDEDLKWGTPCYSLGGGNVVLIHGFKDYCALLFFKGALLQDPEGILVQQTKNVQATRQIRFSSLRQIVEMEPVITAYIEAAIEVEKAGLKVALKSTEAFEVAEEFQARLDELPALKAAFEALTPGRQRAYLLHFAAPKQSRTRSSRIEKCIPLILEGRGLQDR; this is encoded by the coding sequence ATGCGAAAGAGCGGTATGAATCCGAAGGTCGACGCGTTTTTGCACCGGGCGACGGCCTGGCAGGAGGAATTCGAGAAGCTGCGAGCCATCGCGCTCGCCTGCCCGCTGGACGAAGATCTGAAATGGGGCACCCCGTGTTATTCGCTGGGAGGCGGCAACGTCGTCCTGATCCATGGCTTCAAGGACTACTGCGCGCTGCTGTTTTTCAAGGGCGCGCTGTTGCAGGACCCGGAAGGCATCCTGGTGCAGCAGACGAAAAATGTGCAGGCGACGCGCCAGATCCGGTTTTCGAGCCTGCGGCAAATCGTGGAGATGGAGCCGGTAATCACCGCCTACATAGAGGCCGCCATCGAGGTGGAAAAGGCCGGTCTCAAGGTAGCCCTGAAGTCGACGGAGGCCTTTGAGGTCGCCGAGGAATTCCAGGCGAGGCTGGATGAGCTGCCGGCCCTGAAGGCGGCGTTCGAAGCCCTGACCCCCGGCCGGCAACGCGCTTACCTGCTGCACTTCGCCGCCCCGAAGCAGTCCCGAACCCGCTCGTCCCGCATCGAAAAGTGCATCCCGCTGATTCTGGAGGGCAGGGGACTGCAGGATCGTTAA
- a CDS encoding DUF4386 domain-containing protein, with translation MSDLNKTARITGLWYLGIALTGVFGFLLVRPAIYVAGDAAATAQNLIDHAALARLGVVLEMGIVVTQALAAIWFYKLFRSFGEIAAGSLAAFGFVNAVAILGSAGFMATAIEVSADAGLAPGGDAAATIQLMYVLSSNFWSVGALFFGLWLIPMGYLALTSGRMPKGLGWTLMGGGGGYLLSAFLSNGVAGAPVWLVEGLTAPASVGEFWMIGYLLSVGLRPSPR, from the coding sequence ATGAGCGACCTCAACAAAACGGCCCGCATCACCGGCCTCTGGTACCTCGGCATCGCCCTGACGGGCGTTTTCGGCTTTCTGCTCGTCCGCCCGGCCATCTACGTCGCCGGCGACGCGGCCGCGACCGCGCAAAACCTGATCGACCACGCGGCGCTCGCGCGGCTCGGCGTCGTGCTGGAGATGGGCATCGTGGTGACGCAGGCCCTGGCCGCGATCTGGTTCTACAAGCTGTTTCGCTCGTTCGGCGAGATCGCCGCCGGCTCGCTCGCGGCGTTCGGCTTCGTCAACGCCGTCGCCATCCTGGGCAGCGCCGGGTTCATGGCGACCGCCATCGAGGTCTCCGCCGACGCCGGCCTCGCGCCGGGCGGCGACGCGGCAGCGACGATCCAGCTGATGTATGTCCTGAGTTCCAACTTCTGGAGCGTCGGGGCGCTGTTCTTCGGGCTCTGGCTCATCCCGATGGGGTACCTCGCCCTGACCTCGGGCCGGATGCCGAAGGGGCTCGGGTGGACCCTCATGGGGGGCGGCGGAGGGTACCTGCTGAGCGCCTTCCTCTCGAATGGCGTCGCCGGCGCGCCGGTGTGGCTGGTGGAAGGGCTGACGGCGCCGGCGAGCGTCGGGGAGTTCTGGATGATCGGGTACCTGCTGTCGGTGGGGTTGCGTCCGTCTCCGCGCTGA
- a CDS encoding endo alpha-1,4 polygalactosaminidase, translating into MLRVLLPVLLLLVQAGCDSASTADQDPSPPADLDPTVTPPPPGDWYRPAADVTWQWQLDGTINTSYAVELYDVDLWETPDATIDALHAAGRRVICYFSAGSGDEDRADYDRFLPSDLGRKLDGYPSERWLDIRSANVFQIMLDRLDLAAERGCDGVEPDNVDGYTNRPGFPLTAQDQLAFNRNLANAAHERGLAIALKNSGDQAGELEPYYDFELNEECHEYEECEQLQPFVDAGKPVLNVEYTDTKNQATNLSRTVCPVANAAGLRTLIMSYDLDDAFRVACF; encoded by the coding sequence ATGCTGCGCGTCCTTCTTCCCGTACTGCTTCTGCTCGTCCAGGCCGGCTGCGATTCGGCCTCGACCGCCGATCAGGACCCATCGCCCCCCGCCGATCTCGACCCGACCGTCACCCCGCCGCCGCCCGGCGACTGGTACCGTCCCGCCGCCGACGTGACCTGGCAATGGCAGCTCGACGGCACGATCAACACCAGCTACGCCGTCGAACTCTACGATGTGGATCTCTGGGAAACCCCCGACGCGACGATCGACGCGCTGCACGCCGCCGGCCGGCGGGTGATCTGCTACTTCTCGGCCGGCTCCGGCGACGAAGACCGCGCCGACTACGACCGCTTCCTCCCGTCCGACCTCGGACGCAAGCTCGACGGCTACCCCTCGGAGCGCTGGCTCGACATCCGCTCGGCCAACGTCTTCCAGATCATGCTCGACCGCCTCGACCTCGCGGCGGAACGCGGCTGCGACGGCGTCGAGCCCGACAACGTGGACGGCTACACGAACCGGCCGGGCTTCCCGCTGACAGCGCAGGATCAACTCGCCTTCAACCGCAACCTCGCCAACGCGGCGCACGAGCGGGGGCTGGCCATCGCGCTGAAGAACAGCGGCGACCAGGCCGGCGAGCTGGAACCGTATTACGACTTCGAACTCAACGAGGAGTGCCACGAATACGAGGAGTGCGAACAACTGCAGCCGTTCGTCGACGCCGGCAAGCCGGTTCTCAACGTCGAGTACACCGATACGAAGAACCAGGCGACCAACCTCTCGCGGACCGTCTGCCCGGTCGCCAATGCGGCCGGGCTGCGGACGCTGATCATGTCCTACGACCTCGACGATGCCTTCCGGGTCGCGTGTTTCTAA
- a CDS encoding glycosyl hydrolase, with protein sequence MKVDPGSVVQVEDARGNRVTVLTAAGFAHPPISDWPWVRYNFPPETAQIPDLERELQELYDAGVGGVEIGQGGAPTFEQLAAILRKATALGMSVSLKYKDGAPVPGTYAETDDYVRKMLQIRDTTLAAGQAFEGALPGEGTLVAVLAYRMADAVEADTRVIALDRASVVDLTSSVTATNTDGFLGGSTAGALAWIAPAEPAGARWVLITFRAVAYSPQPEVYSRKGTDQLIAGYEAYWPEEIKTLLQATSGGDLFVDSHDTDPWGAVLDLWSSNLAGDFQSRLGYDLIPNLAALIHPTMNRIIRGRASFSTDRYYAFSDGSAERIRADFNQLRSDLYIENRILPFKEWAAGYNLKLRLQFEDGVTPPEAAYNFGGDQIQVTYHLDRTEHETLAQVDAIDSYRPMASANHLSGSTWYSNELAAALGMNYVQTFQDLMIRMNKGFAGGNTKPVYHVYPHAASPTATWPGHDHFAPAGFSNSWGPRNPNWNADAKRLNAWMARNGQVLSQGVPRVDLAVYMHNFSYPTAQGDLRGHWNDPALYHAGYSWDYLNPTLLSLPGTTVRNGRLALDGPAYKALVFDADLWPPQNAASGDLTLAMADRFLEYAVDGLPILFVGRLPDETPGDTPEDDARLRERIERLMAFSTVRHVRTEADAPAALWELGVEPAALTAALPSEPSSLFSVRRHDAGTGTDYYFLYNQGHQSNTYNSLYEEPTAALDGTAGDRFVGTGDGIDLEVRFEGAGAPYRLDAGSGTITPLAEYEAGDGYVTLPIRLGRDESMLLAITRNPQRFGSAAAPVHVTGTTAERAVQTAGGDIAVQLTSAGRFETVLSNGETVSSQVEFVPEPLDLTAGLWQLSAEDWQPEHPFGATGQDGAATSRHPVQVDLLGLRPWPDIPELARASGVGTYTTRLDLPGMWADGYGAYLELGQVVDSFVLTVNGDPVPIDQINPVADIGPYLRAGVNEIVVRVATTLNNRLATLHQGVADRGIVQAYGLVGPVVLRPYKQERAWGSASE encoded by the coding sequence ATGAAGGTGGATCCTGGCTCCGTCGTCCAGGTCGAGGATGCGCGCGGCAACCGGGTGACGGTGCTCACGGCGGCGGGCTTCGCCCATCCGCCGATCTCGGACTGGCCGTGGGTCCGCTACAACTTCCCGCCGGAAACGGCGCAAATACCCGATCTGGAGCGGGAGCTACAGGAACTGTACGACGCCGGCGTGGGCGGTGTGGAGATCGGGCAGGGCGGAGCGCCCACGTTCGAGCAGCTGGCCGCCATCCTGCGGAAGGCCACGGCGCTGGGCATGAGCGTCAGCCTCAAATACAAGGACGGTGCGCCTGTCCCGGGCACCTACGCCGAGACGGACGACTATGTCCGCAAGATGCTGCAGATTCGCGACACGACGCTCGCCGCCGGCCAGGCTTTCGAAGGCGCGCTGCCCGGTGAGGGGACGCTCGTCGCGGTGCTGGCCTATCGGATGGCGGACGCCGTCGAGGCCGATACACGGGTCATCGCGCTGGATCGCGCGTCGGTCGTGGACCTCACCTCCTCCGTCACCGCGACGAATACGGACGGCTTCCTCGGCGGCTCGACGGCCGGCGCGCTCGCCTGGATCGCCCCCGCCGAACCTGCCGGTGCGCGATGGGTGCTGATCACCTTCCGGGCCGTCGCCTACAGCCCGCAGCCCGAAGTCTACAGCCGCAAGGGCACGGATCAGCTGATCGCCGGCTACGAGGCCTACTGGCCGGAGGAGATCAAGACTCTGCTCCAAGCGACGTCCGGCGGCGATCTTTTTGTCGATTCGCACGACACCGATCCCTGGGGCGCCGTGCTGGATCTGTGGAGCAGCAACCTGGCCGGCGACTTCCAGTCGCGCCTCGGCTACGACCTCATCCCGAACCTCGCCGCCCTGATCCATCCCACCATGAACCGGATCATCCGCGGGCGCGCGTCTTTTTCGACCGACCGGTATTACGCCTTCAGCGATGGCAGCGCCGAGCGGATTCGGGCCGACTTCAACCAGCTCCGCAGCGATCTCTACATCGAAAACCGGATCCTCCCGTTCAAGGAATGGGCGGCCGGGTACAACCTGAAGCTGCGGCTCCAGTTCGAGGACGGCGTCACCCCGCCGGAGGCCGCCTACAACTTCGGCGGCGACCAGATCCAGGTGACGTACCACCTCGACCGCACGGAGCACGAAACGCTCGCACAGGTGGACGCCATCGACAGTTACCGGCCCATGGCGTCGGCGAACCACCTCAGCGGCAGCACGTGGTACTCCAACGAACTCGCCGCGGCGCTGGGGATGAACTACGTGCAGACGTTCCAGGACCTGATGATCCGCATGAACAAGGGCTTCGCCGGCGGCAACACGAAGCCGGTGTACCACGTCTATCCGCACGCCGCGAGTCCGACCGCCACCTGGCCCGGCCACGACCACTTCGCGCCGGCCGGCTTTTCGAACAGCTGGGGGCCGCGCAATCCGAACTGGAACGCCGACGCGAAGCGGCTCAACGCCTGGATGGCGCGCAACGGCCAGGTGCTCTCGCAGGGCGTCCCCCGGGTAGACCTCGCCGTGTACATGCACAACTTCTCGTACCCGACTGCCCAGGGCGACCTGCGCGGGCACTGGAACGACCCGGCGCTGTACCATGCCGGCTATTCGTGGGATTACCTCAACCCGACGCTGCTGAGCCTGCCGGGCACCACGGTCCGCAACGGCCGGCTCGCGCTTGATGGGCCCGCCTACAAAGCGCTGGTTTTTGATGCCGATCTCTGGCCTCCCCAAAACGCGGCCAGCGGCGATCTTACCCTCGCGATGGCGGACCGCTTCCTTGAATATGCCGTGGACGGCTTACCCATCCTTTTCGTGGGCCGGCTGCCCGACGAAACTCCGGGGGATACCCCGGAGGACGATGCTCGGCTGAGGGAGCGGATCGAGCGGCTGATGGCGTTCAGCACTGTCCGGCACGTGCGGACCGAGGCGGATGCGCCGGCCGCACTCTGGGAACTCGGTGTTGAGCCTGCCGCTCTTACCGCCGCCCTGCCCTCTGAGCCGTCCAGCCTGTTCAGCGTCCGCCGGCACGACGCCGGCACCGGGACGGATTATTATTTCCTGTACAACCAGGGGCATCAATCCAATACCTACAACTCCCTCTACGAAGAGCCAACGGCGGCGCTGGATGGCACCGCCGGCGACCGCTTCGTGGGCACGGGCGACGGGATCGATCTGGAGGTCCGCTTCGAGGGCGCCGGCGCGCCGTACCGGCTCGACGCCGGCTCGGGGACGATCACGCCCCTCGCCGAATACGAGGCCGGCGACGGGTATGTCACCCTGCCCATTCGCCTGGGGCGCGACGAATCGATGCTCCTCGCCATCACCCGAAACCCCCAACGCTTCGGCAGCGCGGCCGCGCCGGTGCACGTGACGGGCACCACGGCGGAGCGGGCGGTGCAGACGGCCGGCGGCGACATCGCCGTGCAGCTCACGTCGGCCGGCCGGTTCGAGACCGTGCTGAGCAACGGCGAAACCGTGTCCAGCCAGGTCGAATTTGTCCCCGAGCCGCTCGACCTCACGGCGGGCCTCTGGCAGCTTTCCGCCGAGGACTGGCAGCCGGAGCATCCGTTCGGGGCCACGGGACAGGATGGGGCGGCGACGAGCCGGCATCCCGTGCAGGTCGACCTCTTGGGCCTGAGACCCTGGCCCGACATCCCCGAACTGGCCCGCGCCTCGGGGGTCGGGACCTACACCACGCGGCTCGACCTGCCCGGCATGTGGGCCGACGGCTACGGCGCCTACCTGGAGCTGGGGCAGGTGGTGGACTCGTTTGTCCTCACCGTAAACGGAGACCCCGTACCCATCGATCAGATCAACCCGGTGGCGGACATCGGGCCGTACCTGCGTGCCGGCGTCAACGAGATCGTCGTCCGCGTCGCGACCACGCTGAACAACCGCCTGGCCACGCTGCATCAGGGCGTCGCCGACCGAGGCATCGTGCAGGCGTACGGGTTGGTGGGGCCGGTCGTGCTGCGTCCTTATAAACAAGAGAGGGCGTGGGGCTCTGCCTCGGAATAA
- a CDS encoding Rid family detoxifying hydrolase has translation MPRSAVTSPNASTVGPYSHAVWAGELLYLSGQTPIDPATGNLVYGDVGAQAAQCFANLFDVLAAAGLAPGDVIKVNVYLTDMADFQAMNAVYAGQFAMPYPARTTVAVAGLPLGARIEIELIARRSA, from the coding sequence ATGCCCCGTAGCGCAGTAACCTCCCCCAACGCTTCCACCGTCGGACCCTATTCGCACGCCGTGTGGGCCGGCGAACTGCTCTACCTCTCCGGCCAGACGCCCATCGACCCGGCCACCGGCAACCTCGTCTACGGCGACGTCGGCGCCCAGGCCGCACAGTGTTTCGCCAATCTGTTCGACGTGCTGGCGGCCGCCGGCCTCGCGCCCGGTGACGTCATCAAGGTGAACGTCTACCTCACCGACATGGCGGATTTTCAGGCGATGAATGCCGTGTACGCCGGCCAGTTCGCGATGCCCTACCCGGCTCGGACGACCGTCGCCGTCGCCGGGCTGCCGCTGGGGGCGCGGATCGAGATCGAGCTGATCGCGCGCCGGTCTGCCTGA